One genomic segment of Brassica napus cultivar Da-Ae chromosome A3, Da-Ae, whole genome shotgun sequence includes these proteins:
- the BNAA03G55330D gene encoding NDR1/HIN1-like protein 1, which yields MPVKECGSHASNSPRLLNFLRRNIICLVIFIIVTIIGIVLAWVILHSPKPRFILQDATVFYFNVSGDPPDLLTSSIQTTLISRNLNGKTGINYDRLDVYASYQSQQITLPTSIPAAYQGYEEVNVWSPFIGGKYVPIARANALSLVQEQSSGAVKVLVHVVGKISWKVGPITRTSDLFVRCPALISFGNSAAGVIVGGRGVKYTLVTVCSVSV from the coding sequence ATGCCCGTAAAAGAATGTGGCTCTCACGCCAGCAACTCACCCCGCCTCCTAAACTTCCTCCGTCGCAATATCATCTGCTTAGTAATATTCATCATCGTGACCATCATCGGAATTGTCCTAGCTTGGGTAATTCTTCACTCACCAAAGCCGCGCTTCATCCTCCAAGACGCAACCGTCTTCTACTTCAACGTCTCCGGGGACCCACCGGACCTTCTCACCTCCAGTATCCAAACCACTCTCATCTCTCGCAACCTTAACGGCAAGACAGGAATCAACTACGACCGTCTCGACGTCTACGCTTCTTACCAGAGCCAGCAGATCACTCTCCCGACGTCGATACCGGCGGCTTATCAAGGATACGAAGAAGTCAACGTCTGGTCTCCTTTCATCGGTGGAAAATACGTCCCCATCGCTCGGGCCAACGCTTTGTCTCTTGTTCAAGAACAGTCAAGTGGTGCAGTCAAGGTGTTGGTTCATGTCGTCGGGAAGATTAGTTGGAAGGTCGGTCCTATTACGAGGACATCTGATCTCTTCGTTAGGTGTCCGGCGTTAATCAGTTTCGGGAATAGCGCCGCCGGAGTTATCGTAGGAGGTAGAGGCGTTAAGTATACGCTCGTTACCGTCTGCAGTGTTAGTGTCTGA
- the BNAA03G55340D gene encoding protein LEAD-SENSITIVE 1, translating into MGLLSNRIDRSSLKPGDHIYSWRTAYIYAHHGIYVGDDRVVHFTRRGQEVGTGTVLDLILVSSGPSRAHTHCPTCVPPNEGHGVVSSCLNCFLAGGVLYRFEYSVNAAHFLAKARGGTCTLAVSDPNEITVHRANHLLRNGFGCYDVFKNNCEDFAIYCKTGLLVLEGRRTMGQSGQAVSIIGGPIAAVLSTPMRLVTTNIYGMAATAVSVYCASRYATDIGMRADVAKVEVEDLTRRLSVGLFQVVEPPVAAVALPNTS; encoded by the exons ATGGGTCTTCTCTCCAACAG AATCGATCGATCAAGTTTGAAACCTGGGGATCATATCTACTCGTGGAGGACTGCTTACATCTATGCCCATCACG GTATCTATGTTGGAGATGATAGAGTCGTCCATTTCACTAGAAGAGGCCAAGAAGTCGGAACCGGGACCGTTCTCGATCTCATACTAGTAAGCTCAGGCCCATCACGAGCCCACACGCACTGTCCAACGTGCGTTCCACCCAACGAAGGCCACGGCGTCGTTTCCTCGTGCCTTAACTGTTTTCTAGCCGGTGGCGTCCTGTACCGCTTCGAGTACTCCGTCAACGCCGCTCACTTCCTCGCCAAAGCCCGTGGAGGAACCTGCACGCTCGCGGTCTCCGACCCTAACGAGATAACTGTCCACCGAGCCAACCACCTCCTCCGGAACGGGTTTGGATGCTACGACGTTTTCAAGAACAACTGCGAGGACTTTGCGATATATTGCAAGACCGGGTTGCTTGTTCTCGAAGGAAGAAGGACGATGGGACAGAGCGGTCAGGCTGTTTCGATCATCGGTGGGCCGATCGCTGCGGTTTTGTCCACTCCGATGAGGCTTGTGACGACGAATATATATGGGATGGCGGCGACTGCGGTTAGTGTGTACTGTGCGAGTAGGTACGCTACTGATATTGGTATGAGAGCTGACGTGGCGAAAGTGGAAGTGGAGGATCTCACGAGAAGGCTCTCTGTAGGGCTGTTCCAAGTGGTTGAGCCTCCAGTGGCAGCCGTAGCTTTGCCAAACACAAGTTGA
- the LOC106427622 gene encoding fasciclin-like arabinogalactan protein 17: MDRRIYGGSAVTNLILFLPFFFSSSASALSKNLNPSSGSGQINSNSVLVALLDSRYTELSELVEKALLLQTLEDAVGRHNITIFAPRNEVLERDLDPEFKRFLLEPGNLKSLQTLLMFHIIPTRVGSDQWPSEDPGRVKHITLANDHLHLIKGDGKKMVDSAAIIRPDDLTRPDGLIHGIERLLIPRSVQEDFNRRRSLRSISAVLPEGAPEVDPRTNRLKKKPAPAPAGSPPALPIKSAMAPGPSLAPAPAPGPGGKRHHFDGEAQVKDFIHTLLHYGGYNEMADILVNLTSLATEMGRLVSEGYVLTVLAPNDEAMAKLTTDQLSEPGAPEQIVYYHIIPEYQTEESMYNSVRRFGKVRFDTLRFPHKVAAKEADGSVKFGDGERSAYLFDPDIFTDGRISVQGIDGVLFPEMEEVVESVKKPVKKVVQPRRGKLLEVACRMLGAIGKDASYFTKCR, from the exons ATGGATCGCCGTATCTACGGTGGCTCCGCCGTCACTAATCTCATTCTCTTCCtccccttcttcttctcctcctccgcaTCTGCATTATCCAAGAACCTTAATCCCTCATCCGGTTCGGGTCAGATCAACTCCAACTCCGTCCTCGTAGCTCTCCTCGACTCTCGTTACACAGAGCTCTCGGAGCTAGTCGAGAAGGCTCTCCTCCTTCAGACACTCGAAGACGCCGTCGGTCGCCACAATATCACTATCTTCGCCCCTCGCAACGAAGTTCTGGAGCGTGACCTCGACCCCGAGTTCAAACGCTTCTTGCTCGAGCCGGGCAATCTCAAATCTCTCCAAACACTCCTCATGTTCCACATTATCCCCACCCGGGTCGGGTCGGACCAATGGCCCTCCGAGGACCCGGGTCGGGTCAAACACATTACGTTAGCGAACGATCATCTCCATTTGATCAAAGGAGACGGCAAAAAGATGGTGGACTCCGCCGCAATAATCCGACCCGATGACTTGACCCGACCCGACGGGTTGATCCACGGCATCGAACGGCTCCTCATCCCCCGCTCCGTGCAAGAGGATTTCAACCGCCGCCGCAGCCTTCGATCAATCTCCGCCGTCTTACCGGAAGGAGCTCCGGAGGTCGACCCGAGAACCAACCGTCTCAAGAAGAAACCCGCTCCGGCACCGGCCGGATCCCCGCCGGCTCTCCCGATCAAATCCGCCATGGCTCCCGGTCCGTCGCTAGCTCCGGCGCCGGCGCCGGGACCGGGAGGTAAGCGCCACCACTTCGACGGCGAAGCTCAGGTCAAAGACTTCATCCACACGCTGCTGCATTACGGCGGCTACAACGAGATGGCGGACATTCTCGTGAACCTGACGTCGCTCGCGACGGAGATGGGTCGGTTGGTGTCGGAAGGCTATGTGCTGACGGTTCTTGCTCCCAACGACGAGGCCATGGCGAAGCTGACGACGGATCAGCTGAGCGAGCCTGGAGCTCCGGAGCAGATCGTGTATTACCATATCATCCCTGAGTACCAGACGGAGGAGAGTATGTATAACTCTGTGAGGAGGTTTGGGAAGGTGAGGTTCGATACACTGCGTTTTCCTCATAAGGTTGCGGCTAAGGAGGCTGATGGTTCGGTTAAGTTTGGGGACGGTGAGAGGTCGGCGTATTTGTTTGATCCGGACATTTTTACGGACGGTCGGATTTCGGTTCAGGGGATTGATGGTGTTTTGTTCCCTGAAATGGAGGAGGTTGTCGAATCGGTTAAGAAACCGGTTAAGAAAGTTGTTCAACCGAGAAGAG GAAAACTTTTGGAAGTAGCTTGTAGAATGCTTGGTGCTATTGGCAAGGACGCTTCTTATTTCACCAAATGCCGGTAA
- the LOC106427597 gene encoding iron-sulfur cluster co-chaperone protein HscB homolog — protein MNKTKKLVASISTLLTRRRISHPSSSSLRCNPLATIASNSQTDLNPVKPLAVSIRRLQFSGRAFSSESSDKRSSSVCCWNCGFSSEKAAFLFCDSCRSIQPVDDSVDYFQIFGLEKKYELEGGSLEGKYKDWQKKLHPDLVHNKSQKERDYAADQSAKVTEACRTLTKRLSRAMYKMKLNGKNINEEETVTDPTLLMEMMELREAIAEADDSKELNQIQSQVQENLKQWSDSFADNFESQRFDEAVKCIRRMTYYEKACEEIVKKL, from the exons atgaacaaaacaaagaagCTGGTGGCTTCAATCTCCACCCTTCTAACAAGACGAAGAATCTctcatccttcttcttctaGTCTCCGATGCAATCCACTCGCAACGATTGCGAGTAATTCACAAACCGACTTGAATCCGGTTAAACCCTTGGCGGTTTCCATCAGGAGACTCCAATTTTCCGGGAGAGCTTTCTCCTCTGAATCTTCCGACAAGAGAAGCTCCTCCGTGTGCTGCTGGAACTGCGGCTTCTCGTCTGAAAAAGCTGCGTTTTTGTTCTGTGACTCGTGCCGAAGCATTCAACCTGTTGATGATTCCGTCGACTACTTTCAAATCTTTGGCCT GGAGAAGAAGTATGAGTTAGAAGGTGGAAGCCTTGAAGGGAAGTACAAAGACTGGCAGAAGAAGCTGCATCCTGatttagttcataacaaatcTCAG aaagaaagagattacgCAGCTGATCAGTCTGCAAAGGTGACTGAAGCATGCAGGACATTAACCAAGCGGCTCTCAAGAGCAATGTATAAG ATGAAGCTGAATGGcaaaaatattaatgaagaaGAAACAGTAACTGATCCAACGTTGTTAATGGAG ATGATGGAACTCAGAGAGGCCATAGCAGAAGCAGATGATTCAAAAGAGTTAAACCAAATCCAATCCCAG GTACAAGAGAACCTGAAGCAATGGTCTGATTCTTTTGCCGACAACTTTGAAAGCCAGAGGTTTGATGAAGCTGTAAAATGTATTCGGAGAATGACTTATTACGAGAAAGCTTGTGAAGAGATTGTGAAGAAGCTATGA
- the BNAA03G55370D gene encoding uncharacterized protein BNAA03G55370D produces the protein MQKKREISEYREKLDKTLSSPELTDHETLKSLLRNQLYSSQECNENILDKRAADVSKLLSMLRSVSMTDASPSSHGDWKIKQDLEDCRVMYREGLEGSPFHTLLVEGYMDSPIEDCLCVSWETALYKSWWPQFAFPPFKILQGTCLHKVQTGEQICLVRMKVPWPLSERELIVHYFLFEYFKDGLVVVLLNSISDLDSIGVSSKEKVIPEATSAVRVDLVGGFALQKVTSQRSFVRVIGELDIKLDLVPPSLMNFIARQIVGKGFKLYKKAAGSVAKLDEDFSRALADPLYINIRQAMYSTNKATEEEQELETENKHENDEDETVHCRRAILEIEEEKEEYFEESVSFEERNVNGNIRRQFSISTEVEQALGTLDRAINMVRNITPVKEDVEFPPNKT, from the exons ATGCAGAAGAAACGAGAGATCTCTGAGTACAGAGAGAAGTTGGACAAGACCCTGTCTTCTCCTGAGCTCACCGATCATGAGACTCTCAAATCTCTTCTCAGAAACCAGCTTTACTCTTCTCAAG AGTGTAATGAAAATATATTGGATAAAAGAGCAGCTGATGTATCAAAGCTACTTAGCATGCTTAGGAGTGTTTCAATGACGGATGCATCACCATCATCACATGGTGATTGGAAA ATAAAACAAGATCTTGAAGATTGCCGTGTCATGTACCGCGAAGGGCTTGAAGGAAGTCCTTTTCACACTTTGCTCGTTGAAGGTTACATGGATTCCCCTATCGAAGACT GTTTGTGTGTTTCTTGGGAAACAGCCCTCTACAAGAGTTG GTGGCCACAGTTTGCGTTTCCACCATTTAAGATTTTACAAGGCACATGCTTGCATAAGGTCCAGACCGGTGAACAAATATGTCTAGTGAG GATGAAGGTTCCATGGCCATTGTCAGAAAGAGAGCTTATAGTGCACTACTTCttgtttgaatattttaaagatGGCTTAGTTGTCGTCCTTCTGAACTCG ATATCTGATTTAGATAGCATTGGAGTTTCCAGTAAGGAGAAAGTTATACCTGAAGCAACGAGTGCAGTGAGGGTTGATCTCGTAGGTGGATTTGCTTTACAGAAGGTTACTTCACAGAGGAGTTTCGTCAG gGTGATAGGGGAACTTGATATAAAGCTGGACTTGGTCCCTCCGTCTCTTATGAATTTTATCGCTAGGCAGATCGTCGGCAAAGGTTTCAAACTGTATAAAAAG GCAGCTGGTTCGGTGGCGAAACTTGATGAAGATTTCAGCAGAGCTTTAGCTGATCCTTTGTACATTAACATACGTCAAGCTATGTATTCAACTAATAAAGCAACTGAGGAAGAACAAGAGTTGGAGACGGAGAATAAACACgaaaatgatgaagatgaaacTGTCCATTGCAGACGAGCGATTTTGGAGATTGAggaggaaaaagaagaatattTTGAGGAAagtgtttcttttgaggagagGAATGTAAATGGCAATATCAGAAGACAGTTTAGCATTAGTACAGAGGTGGAACAAGCTTTAGGAACTCTAGATAGAGCAATAAACATGGTTAGGAATATAACACCGGTCAAAGAAGATGTGGAGTTCCCGCCAAATAAAACATAG
- the BNAA03G55380D gene encoding protein RISC-INTERACTING CLEARING 3'-5' EXORIBONUCLEASE 2: protein MTSFDGPKFKMTDGTYVQTKSIDVGSTTDISPYLSLIREDSITNSNRAVIFDVNWETETKPSKWSLSSVKLSTRNLCLFLKLPNPPFHDNLNDLYRFFASKFVTFVGVQIEEDLNLLRENHGVVIRNVIEVGKLAAKARGTLLLEYLGTRELAHRVLWSDLSRLDSIESKWEERGAEERLEAAAIEGWLIFNVWDQLYE, encoded by the coding sequence ATGACTTCCTTTGATGGACCAAAGTTCAAGATGACCGATGGCACATACGTTCAGACAAAATCCATCGATGTCGGATCAACAACAGACATCTCCCCTTACCTCTCTCTCATAAGAGAAGACTCCATCACCAACTCAAACAGAGCAGTAATCTTCGACGTTAACTGGGAAACAGAGACCAAACCCTCAAAGTGGAGTCTCTCCTCCGTGAAGCTGAGCACTCGCaacctctgcctcttcctcaAACTCCCCAACCCTCCTTTTCACGACAACCTCAACGATCTCTACCGTTTCTTCGCTTCCAAGTTTGTAACTTTCGTTGGAGTCCAGATCGAGGAGGACTTGAACCTGCTCAGAGAGAACCACGGTGTTGTAATAAGAAACGTGATTGAGGTCGGGAAGCTAGCTGCGAAGGCTCGTGGGACTCTGCTGCTCGAGTATCTTGGGACTAGAGAGTTGGCTCACAGAGTGTTGTGGTCTGATTTGAGTAGGCTTGATTCGATAGAGTCCAAATGGGAGGAGAGAGGCGCTGAGGAGCGTCTTGAAGCTGCAGCTATTGAAGGTTGGCTTATCTTCAATGTTTGGGATCAGTTATACGAGTGA
- the LOC106442965 gene encoding uncharacterized protein At5g39865-like, which produces MKGMKERLAKKIKLITIVSTLKQGLAHHRNNVDRTIHHLKEEIVVESGQNRGCVTPTLPEIEDVEEQEQEHDLQEEERGILLEFEENCPPGGEDSIVFYTTGLRGVRKTFEACRRVRFLLENHRVKYKERDVSMDSEFRDQMWRLLGGKVTSPRLFVRGRYIGGADEVVALNENGKLKKLLEGISLVDSPCECCKNERFLICSSCNGSSRLIVEHHDEEETSNDSKMWTRCRECNENGLVKCPLCS; this is translated from the coding sequence ATGAAGGGAATGAAGGAGAGATTGGCCAAGAAAATCAAACTCATCACCATTGTATCAACCTTGAAGCAAGGCCTAGCTCATCACAGGAACAACGTTGATCGGACAATCCATCATCTAAAAGAGGAAATAGTCGTTGAGTCTGGTCAAAACAGAGGATGTGTTACACCAACACTACCAGAGATTGAAGATGTGGAAGAGcaagaacaagaacatgatcttcaagaagaagaaagaggaatTCTCTTGGAGTTTGAAGAGAACTGCCCACCTGGAGGAGAAGATTCGATCGTATTCTACACCACGGGACTACGAGGAGTGAGGAAAACATTTGAAGCCTGTAGAAGAGTAAGATTCTTGTTGGAGAATCACAGGGTGAAGTATAAAGAGAGAGATGTATCGATGGACTCAGAGTTTAGAGACCAGATGTGGAGGTTGCTTGGGGGTAAAGTTACATCTCCGAGACTGTTCGTTAGAGGTAGGTACATTGGAGGAGCAGACGAAGTTGTGGCATTGAACGAGAACGGGAAGCTCAAAAAGCTTCTAGAAGGGATCTCATTAGTTGATTCTCCCTGTGAATGTTGCAAGAACGAAAGGTTTTTGATATGTTCTAGTTGTAATGGAAGCTCTAGATTGATTGTAGAGCACCATGACGAAGAAGAGACTAGTAATGATAGTAAGATGTGGACGAGATGCAGAGAATGTAATGAGAATGGGCTTGTGAAATGTCCTCTTTGTAGTTAA
- the LOC106427585 gene encoding probable carboxylesterase 15, translating into MGSLGEQPQVAEDCMGLLQLLSDGTVVRSKSIDLITQQIPLANHKSNVLFKDSIYHKPNNLHLRLYKPASASNRSATALLPVVVFFHGGGFCFGSRTWPHFHNFCLTLASSLHAFVVAPDYRLAPEHRLPAAFEDAEAALTWLRDQAVSGEGDHWFEGGPGVDFDRVYVLGDSSGGNIAHHLAFRFGSGSTELCPVRVRSYVLLGPFFGGVERTKSEDGPSEALLSLDLLDKFWRLSLPEGATRDHPMANPFGPTSPALESASIEPMLVIAGGSELLRDRAKEYAYKLKNMEGKKVDYIEFENEEHGFFSSNPSSDAAKQLLRIIGNFTDNLNF; encoded by the exons ATGGGGTCTCTAGGAGAACAGCCACAAGTAGCAGAAGACTGCATGGGCTTGCTTCAACTCCTCAGCGACGGCACCGTTGTAAGATCCAAAAGCATTGACCTTATCACCCAACAAATCCCACTCGCTAACCACAAAAGTAACGTTCTCTTCAAAGACTCAATCTATCACAAACCAAACAACCTTCACCTCCGTCTCTACAAACCCGCTTCCGCCTCTAACCGTTCCGCCACCGCTCTCCTCCCCGTCGTGGTCTTCTTCCACGGCGGTGGTTTTTGCTTTGGCTCACGCACTTGGCCTCACTTTCACAACTTCTGTCTCACTCTTGCATCGTCCCTCCACGCCTTTGTGGTCGCACCTGACTACCGGTTAGCACCAGAACACCGCCTCCCGGCCGCCTTTGAGGATGCGGAGGCAGCGCTTACGTGGCTCCGGGACCAGGCTGTTTCCGGTGAAGGGGACCACTGGTTTGAAGGTGGACCGGGAGTTGACTTTGACCGGGTTTATGTCCTTGGTGATTCCTCCGGTGGGAACATAGCTCATCACCTTGCTTTCCGGTTCGGTTCAGGTTCAACCGAATTGTGTCCGGTTAGGGTTCGCAGTTATGTGCTTTTGGGACCGTTTTTTGGCGGGGTAGAGAGGACCAAGTCCGAGGATGGCCCGTCGGAAGCTTTGCTCAGCTTGGATTTGCTTGACAA GTTTTGGAGACTTTCACTACCAGAAGGTGCAACAAGGGATCATCCCATGGCTAACCCTTTTGGGCCGACAAGTCCTGCACTCGAATCAGCTAGCATAGAGCCAATGTTGGTGATCGCTGGTGGCTCAGAGCTCCTAAGAGATAGGGCCAAAGAGTATGCATATAAATTGAAGAACATGGAAGGGAAAAAAGTAGATTACATTGAATTTGAAAACGAGGAACATGGTTTTTTCAGCAGCAATCCATCTTCTGATGCAGCGAAACAGCTTCTTCGTATCATTGGAAACTTTACGGATAACTTGAATTTCTag